Genomic window (Nitrospirales bacterium LBB_01):
TGCTTATGCCCTTAGCTCCGCAAAGAAAAAACTGGATTCCTGCCTTCGCAGGAATGACACTCCCCTAAAGGGGATTCCCCTGTAAAGAAATGACAGAAAGCGCACTCTCCTTTGTCATTCCCGCCCCCGAGCGGGAATCCAGTCCTTTTTAATGTTTCTTTAACTGACATAAAACCATGTACCTGAGTTAAGTATATAAGCATTAAAAGTAATACAATAAGCGGAATGATTCCCCTTAACACCCGGTTTGCAGTTAACTGAATTTATACACTTCTTGACTAATACTCCTTTTATATTATAGAATTAAACACAAAACGCAGGGGGTACTAACCAACAATGTTTTACTGTTCTTACAGAAAATGCACAATTAATCGGCATATCTATCTATCTATCTATCTATCTATCTATCTATCTATCTATCACGGGCCGAAAATAACTCACCTCCGTTTGAGCGGTCATGCAGATTGCTCAACACCATTTAAAAAGTTCTGCTGTTTTAGGATGTTTTAGAAGATGAAGGAATTTATAAAAAATGTAGAAATATTAAGAAAACACCCTCGTGTTTTATTTTCATATACTGTAATTTGTCTTATAGCGCTGATAACGACTGCCGTTTGGTCAAAAAACTTAGCAATGAAAAATCTGCACAATGAAGCTCTGGAGCATTTACATATGTATGAGTACTATTTGTCAGACAAGGTGGGAGATTACTCCAAACAAACGCAAATTTTGTCAGAAAATCCTTTAATCATCAATTTTTGTAAGCATCCCAACGAGATTGAAACTATGAATGAATACCTGTCGGTGTTTAATTCCTCTGTTGGCGGTGCTGTAACCTATATCATTAATAAAGATGGACTTACGCTCTCATCAAGTAACTCTAAATCCAGTGAAAGTTTCATCGGTAAAAACTATAGTTTCAGGGAATATTTTCAGAGAGCCATTAAAGGGAAAGCAAATACATATATTGCCCTTGGCGTGGTAACAAATAAACTCGGGTATTTTTCCGCTTATCCAGTGATAGACGGCAGTGATATAGTTGGGGTGGTTGTCATCAAATATAATTTACAATTTTTTGAGCCACAAACTAATGAAGTCAAAGGAATATTATTGCTTGCAGATAATAACGATGTGATTTTTACCTCAAATGACGATAAATACCTTTACCACACTATCAGCAAATTGTCAGATCAAACTTTACAAAAAATTAAGGACAGCAAACAATACGGTGCGAATACTTTATTGCCGCTTCCGATAATTAAATCAATCGTAAAGGATAATTTAAATGTAGTGACGCTTCGTCAAAAAAATAGAGCCGACAACAAATATACAGATGTTGAGTACATTATGGAGGAGGCAAAAACCCCTGAAAATAATTGGCATATACATTTACTTGTGGATACTTCGCCGGTTAACAAGGAGGTTTTCAAAGACATCTTATACGTACTTCTGATAATAATGCTTTTGTCTCTTTTGGGTGTGTTCAACTCGATGATGATAGCAGATATAAAAAGACGCAAGCTCTATGAAAAGGGAATTGAGAATAAAAATATAGAGTTAGAACGAAAGGTGAATGAGAGAACCCACAAACTTAGCGAATACACTACACTGTTGCTGAGAGAAATATCAGAACATGTTAGTACCGAGTCTGAATTACTCAAGGCAAAGGAATTAGCGGAGAAGGCAAACCGTGCAAAAAGCACATTTTTAGCCAGCATGAGCCATGAGTTTCGCACTCCGATGAACGGTATAATCGGAATGACTAACCTTGCGCTGGATACTCACCTTGACAGCGAACAAAGGGAATACCTCAACATAGTTAAAAACTCGTCAACCCATCTTTTGAGCCTTTTAAACGACGTGTTGGATTTCTCCAAAATAGAAGCCGGTAAGATGGAAATTCAGGAAACAGATTTTGACTTGTTTACAACTATTAAAACCACAGTAGAACCACTTGCGATTACGGCAAGAAACAAAGGGGTAAATGTTACTGTCGAAATTTCGCCAGACGTTCCAATTGTACTAAGAGGAGACGCCGGACGGTTGCGGCAGGTGTTGGTTAATTTAATTGGCAACTCGCTAAAATTTACAGAGCACGGCAAAATTGAGTTGAAAGTGGATTTAGCGCATAAAGTTTTACAGATAGACTCTCCTTCTGATGAGGAAACTCAGATGTTATATTTTGCAATATCTGATACCGGAATAGGAATTCCTAAAGAAAACTTAGACGGAATTTTTGAAAGTTTTACACGGGTGGAAAGTTTTTCAACAAAAAAATATGAAGGCACAGGGCTTGGCCTTGCGATAGTAAAAAAAGTTGTGGCAATGCTTGGCGGCGATATTTGGGTGGAAAGCGAACTTGGTAAGGGCAGCACTTTTCATTTCACATCTACATTTAAAGTTTTATCAAAACAAGCCATAGATGCTGCACATATTGAAAAGATTGAATTTAGCTCAAAGCGCATACTTGTTGTTGACAGTAACACCTCCCAAAACAAGAAGACAGCCGAGATGATTCGCAGTGAGGGATTTAACGTTGACAGCGCTTCAAACGGTTATGAGGCAATCGGTAAGCTTAACTATTCACCTACGGCGTATGACATAGTCATTTTAGATTTCCAACTTAACGACATGGATGGTTTTGTATTTTCTAAAAACGTGAGAGCCATTGAAAAACTGTCTAAGGTTAGAATAATTCTGCTTGTATCTGCCGGGTTAAAAGGAGATGATGCGCAGTGCCGTACATATGGCATTTCAGGGTTTATGGTCAAACCAGTTTATAAGTCTGATTTAATTGAAATACTCTCTATGTTGATAGAGAATTGGGACAACCCAATGACTCCTCTTTTGACTCGGCACATGTTGCAAAGGTCACGAAGGTCTCTTAGTATTTTGATAGCAGAGGATAACATTGTAAACCAAACAGTTGCCGTCAAGCTTTTGCAAAAACGAGGGATTATGCCGGTAGTGGTTGCAAACGGACGTGAGGCGGTAGATTTATCTGCTAAAACCCGTTTTGATGTTATTCTTATGGATGTGCAAATGCCTGAGATGGATGGTTTTAAAGCGACAGGTCTTATCAGAAGCACTGAAATAAATAAAGATGTGCCTATAATAGCAATGACAGCCAATGCGCTTGCTGGAGACCGGGAGCGATGTCTGGATGCTGGTATGACCGATTATATTTCAAAACCTTTGGAGGCGAATGATTTATACGCATTAATTGACAAATACACGGCAGGCGGTCAGACTTTTATTAAATACCCCGAATCTACACTGGATAATATTTCCTCAGAACAACTGTCAGTCCCTGCTCAAAGGACATCTGCAATGTCGTTAAACATAAAGAAAACGTTAAAGAGAGTTAATGATGATGAGGGAATTCTCAGAGACATGTGGGAGGCTTTCGTTGAGGATGCTCCACGGCAGGTTGCGTTTCTCAAAGCCCAGTTTGAAGCGAGGAATTTTGAGGGTTTAAAGAAGCAGGTACATTTGATTAAGGGAATGTCAGCCAACGTTGGGGCAACGGCGCTTAAGAGTGAAGCATTTAGGATGGAGGCGGCACTTATAAAAATGAATGACAAATTTGAAGATGAGACAAAAATACGCACCTTTGTAGAGAATATACAGTTTGAATCAGCGAAGGTTTTAGTAGATATGAAAACATACCTTTCTTCAAAATCTGTGGGTGAAATTCATTAAGAGAAAGGGAGAGATGAGGCATGGCTGAACTAAATGAAGGAATGCTGATGAAGGCTTTAGATTATTGCTATGAACGTTCTGTTAATGGATTGCCTGGACTTGATACTGCTGAAGAGTTTGCCCGTAATTATTCATGTGGCAGCGGCTCAATAGAGTCAAAAGCAAAGCGGCTTGTAAACATACAGACCGCAAAAGCAGGGGTTTCCGGTTTTGTTACCGGCATTGGAGGGATAATAACGCTGCCTGTTGCAATACCGGCAAATTTGGGTTCTATTTTATATCTTCAAATTCGCATGATTGCAGCAGTAGCCGTGATGGGAGGTCATGACATAAGGACAGATGAGATAAAGTCTCTTGTGTATCTTTGTCTTTGTGGCAGCGCATCAGCAAACATTATGAAGGATTTAGGGTTACTTATCACTAACAGGCCTATGGTCAGCGCGGTAAAAGGAATATCCCGGATGACAATCACAAAAATCAATCAGGGTGTGGGGTTTCGTTTGCTGACCAGATTTGGGCAAGGCGGCCTTGTCAATATAGTTAAAGCAGCTCCTCTTGTTGGAGGCATTATCGGAGGAATTGTTGATGCAATTACAACTAAGGCAACCGGAAAGTTTGCGATTAATTACTTTTTGAGAAACTCGTAAGGAGGTCTTTGTAACTCCGCATTTTTAAAATTTTTTTATCTGTCATTCCCGCCTACGAGCGGGAATCCAGTCTTTTTTTTAAACATAGATTCCCGTTTTCACTGGAATGACAAAACGAGAGTATGCCATTTCAATATTTCCTATTCTTTAGAAAAACCATGTTTTTTAAGCATCTCAGCAATCTTTTTAAAGTCAAACGGTTTTGTAATATAGTTGTTACAGCCGCCTATATAGTAAGCGTCAAGCACGTCTTTTGGAGAATTGAGTGCGGTTGCCATAACAATTTTTACCTCGTTGCCGGGTGTAATCCCAAGAGACTGCTCCTTATTGCGAATACTTTCCAACGCTTGTAAGCCATTCATTTCAGGCATTATAACGTCAAGAAAAATAATATTGTATGGGTTATTATTTTCCATTGCACTCTTGAAAAAATCAACAGCTTGTGCACCACTTACAGCAGCATCCACTTCGCCATAATCCCCAAGGAATTGCTGTAACAACGTGCGAATTGCAAAGTCATCATCAGCGATTAGTATTCGCATAAGTGCTCCATTCACTCTTTAGAAAAGCCATACTTTTGAAGCAGTGCGGTCAGTTTTTGCAGATCAATCGGTTTTGTAAGATAATCGTTACAGCCGCTCCAGTAATAGGCATCCAGAACTTCTTTAGTAGAATCCTTGGACGTTGTCATGACAATTTTAACCTCAGTATCAGGTCTAACTCCCATGCTCTTTTCTTTATCCCGAATGGTTTTTAAAGCTTTTAAGCCATCCATTTCCGGCATTTCAATGTCAAGACAGATAAGCTCATAGGGTTCATTATCGTCCAGTGCAAGATTAAAAACATCAACAGCCTCTTCGCCGTTTATAGTAACATCAACATCGCCATAGTCCTCTAAAAAACGCTGTAACATTGTGCGGCTTGCAAAGTCATCTTCTGCTATAAGTATTCGCATAATAATATCCCCCAGTGCTTACTGTGTTGTACGGATGTCCATTACATTTCTTATAAGCTTTTAGCTAAAAACTCCTTCAATGTATCAACTGAACCGGCTGTTTTGATAAGATTTTTGAATTCCTCTAATTTATCTAAGGTATTTATTGCTCTAACTATGTTCATCAAGTCAAGTCCGGTTAAGCCAAATTTGAGTTCTAGTCCTAACTCAATTCCTTCAAGTAACCCTTGCCGCATACCTTCAAATAAGCCTTCTTGCTTTCCCACAAGAAGTCCCTCCTGTTTTCCCATGAACAACCCTTCTTGCTTACCAGCAATCAATCCTTCCTGAAAAAGCGTGCTCTCTCTCACGTCAATAGTTATGGGCATCTTTTTTACCTCCTTATTTACTTTGTCGGTTAATTTCCGCAAATCTGCAAGGTTCAACAATTTTAATATATAATCATTTCTGGTTTTTGTAGGTAATGTTGATAACTTTTCTAAAATTATTGATATTGTAGCATCCATATTGTCTGAATTACACAGAAGCGCTAACACGGCATCCTCTGGCTTATCACTCTGTAACAGCTCAGAACAGTTTATGTCACGAATGTCCTTTATCTCGTATGAATATGTACCTATCTTATTTTTCATTTTGTGTGGTTTATTGCCTACATACAAAACAATCTGTCTCGGCATTCTCCCGTACTGACTGAAAATAAGAGCCGAATACAGATACATCCGCATCAACATAGTGCCGTCTGAAGTACTCTGAATCTCTATATGCAAAATGTTGCTATCCGGCAGCTCAATGATTAAATCCGGCAGCCAATACTGAATGTTAGGCAATTGAATGTCAAGAAACTTCCCAGTCTCAAATCCGGTTAAAATTTTAAGAAACTTAGCTGGTATGTCTTTTAGTAATTTCTTTAGCGTTAAGTCATACTTTTGATGCACTTTGACTCTCCCTCACAACGATGTTAATACTATGATAACACAGAAATTGGAGGAAAAGACATTGCGTTAAATTACGTTACGGCCCTGAAAGGATTTTCCCATAGTCACCTCATCGGCAAACTCAATGTCTCCTCCCATGGGAAGGCCGTAAGCAATTCTTGTTACGATTATCTTATAGGGTCTAAGCAGGTTGGCTATATACTGGGCAGTCATTTCGCCTTTGGTGTTTGGATTTGTGGCAAGAATGACTTCTGAAACAGTGCCTCTTTTGACCCTGTCTGAGAGAGCCTCAAGTTTAAGTTTTTCGGGAGTTATGCCGTCAATTGGCGAGAGGTTTCCGTGAAGCACGTGGTAAAGACCGTTAAAAAGCCCTGTTTTCTCTATAACTGCAACGTTACCTGGCTCCTCTACCACACAAATTTTTCCGCCATCACGTGAGCTGTCCTCACAAAGTTGACATGTCTCCCTTTCTGAAATATTAAAACAAACACTGCAAAGGCGCGCTCTTTCTTTAACGTCCAATATCGCCCTTGCTATGGATTTTGCCTCATCCTCCGGCATTGACAGAATATAGAAGGCAAGGCGTTGTGCCGTTTTTCTGCCTATTGTAGGCAGTCGCATAAGTTCGCTAACCAGCGTTTCAATTATTCCATGTGACATGTCTTGTGTGCTACTTGCCAAACAAACCGGCAATATCCTCCATCCCTGGCAGTTGAAGCCCTCCAGTTACCTTTGACATATCATCCTGAACCAGCTCGTGCGCCCTCTTTAGCGCCTCATTACACGCTGCTACTACTAAGTCCTGAAGCATATCAAGATCATCGGGGTTAACCACTTCTTTGTCAATTGTGACTGATACTATCGCTCCGGCTCCGCTTGCTACAGCTGTTACCATGCCGCCTCCGGCGCTGGCCTCTGCTGTTTTTTGACTTGCCTCCTCCTGCATTTTAACCATCTTTTCCTGCAGTTTCTGAGCTTCTCTCATTATATTGCCAAGCATTTTTTTGGACATCGTTTCCTCCATGTGGTTTTTTTATATTTTACTTATCTCAATTTAGTGGTTCTACCTTTACAAAGGCTGCATCAAAGAGATCCATCGCCTCTTTCACTTTAGGGTCAGATAGCGCTGCCTGTTTTAAGTCCGCCTTGGGTTTAACAGCTTTTGTGTTTTCCTTAAATATTAACTTGTGTTTGGTGTCGGTCAATTTCTCTAAAATTCCCTCCACATATGCGGCCTGTTCTAAAAGTGAGTCCTTATGTAACCTCCAACCAGTGGCGCTGTATGTAAGCGTTACGGTGCCATCTGCCACCTCAACTGCCGCCTCTTTTAGCTTTGACCACAACGATGGATTTTCATCACTGATAATATCAAGCAGTTTTTCCCACGGGCTTAAAGGTGTCTGAGGAGTACTTTTGACGGGTGGTTCATCGGCTTCTCTTGACATCTTAGTGTTTTCTGTTTTAGGTTCAGCGCTTCTTAAAGGTTTCTCTTCAATTTTGACTTCAGGTTTTGCGATTTCAACTGGGACAGTATCAGGCATTTTTCTATTTGGGGCGACGTTAGACGGTGCAGATGCGCTCTTGCCGCTTATAGATTTAAACTCTTCAATCAGTCCTGCAATTGGTTTGAGGCTGGAAAGAAAACTAACCCGTATTAAAACCATCTCAAGCACAATGCGCGTGGAAAATGCTGTCTTTAACAAACCATCGGCTTTAACGAGTTCACTAAGGAGCACCACTATGGATTCCTCCGAACATATTTTGCGATGTGGATTGTCCTCTGGCTTAACGTACATAGAAACCAGCACGTCTCTGGTGTAATCAATCAGATTTTTGAGAAATGTCTTCAAGTCGTAGCCGTTTTCGTAGAGGTAGTCTATGGATTTAAGAATTGCCTTTCTGTCACCTGCAAATATACAGTCAAACATATCTTTTATGACATTTTGGTCAGCAAGTCCTAAGAGTGTGTTAACGGTGGATGCGGTGATTTCTGTTGAGATGGACACGATTTGGTCAAGCAGAGTCAGAGCGTCTCTCATGCTCCCATCAGCAGCCTTTGCTAATGTTGCAGCTGCCTCATGGGTTATGCTAAAACCCTCGGAGTTGGTTATATGAGTGATTCTACTTATGATTTTCTCAGCCGGAATTCGTTTAAACTGTAAATGCTGACAGCGGGACAAGACAGTTGGAATAACTTTAAGAGGAGATGTCGTAGCCATGATAAATACGGCGTGCGGAGGCGGCTCTTCAAGGGTTTTAAGAAGCGCATTAAAAGCAGCTACGGAGAGCATATGCACCTCGTCAATGATATACACCTTGTAATTGCCGGATGAGGGCATGTACCTGACTTTCTCCCTGATTTCTCTAGCATCATCGACACCAGTGTTGGATGCGCCGTCTATTTCAATGACGTCAAGAAACGAACCCTCCACAATGGACTTACACTGAGAGCATGTAAGGCATGGGGTTGGAGTGGGGCCTTGTGCACAGTTAAGAGCTTTAGCAAAGATTCGTGCTGCTGTGGTTTTCCCAACACCCCGCGGGCCTGAAAACAGATACGCATGAGCAACCCTTTTTTCGGCAAGCGCATTTTTAAGAATCTTAGTGACAGTCTCCTGCCCTGTTAAATCCTCAAAGGCTTGTGGTCTCCACTTTCTTGCTAAAACCAGATAAGCCAAAAAACACGCTCCGTTAACTCAGATTATAAGGCAAAGAATCTTTCCTCAATGCAACCGGGCAAAGACTTACTGTGGCACACGTAGCAAGCGCTTACCGCTGCTCCCTTCCGGGCCTGACGGGGTTCACACAGCGCCGTTGCACAGGGCCATTGCCCGACTGCATTGAAGAAAGGTTGACACATCAGACTTATTTATCAATACCCAACAGACCAGCAATATTGTTTAAAACCACTGTGTTATTCGCTAAGATAAGCAAAGCAATTAGTATGAAATTCACCATTATCACAAATCTGGTCTTTTTTTGCTCGGCAATCAGTCTGTCAACGGCAGCTCTTAAATCGGCTTTCGTCGCAAGAACCTTTTTTAACTCGGATAAGATTTCATCTGCATCTGATATTGTCTCAGGTTTTTCAACAATCTCGTTAGCCGCTTCTTTGCTAAGCTCCGCTGCTTTAAGCCGTTTAAATACTTCTATCATATCAATCTTACTTGTCATACCTGTATTATACCAAAAGCAATTAAAAAAGTGT
Coding sequences:
- a CDS encoding response regulator — its product is MKEFIKNVEILRKHPRVLFSYTVICLIALITTAVWSKNLAMKNLHNEALEHLHMYEYYLSDKVGDYSKQTQILSENPLIINFCKHPNEIETMNEYLSVFNSSVGGAVTYIINKDGLTLSSSNSKSSESFIGKNYSFREYFQRAIKGKANTYIALGVVTNKLGYFSAYPVIDGSDIVGVVVIKYNLQFFEPQTNEVKGILLLADNNDVIFTSNDDKYLYHTISKLSDQTLQKIKDSKQYGANTLLPLPIIKSIVKDNLNVVTLRQKNRADNKYTDVEYIMEEAKTPENNWHIHLLVDTSPVNKEVFKDILYVLLIIMLLSLLGVFNSMMIADIKRRKLYEKGIENKNIELERKVNERTHKLSEYTTLLLREISEHVSTESELLKAKELAEKANRAKSTFLASMSHEFRTPMNGIIGMTNLALDTHLDSEQREYLNIVKNSSTHLLSLLNDVLDFSKIEAGKMEIQETDFDLFTTIKTTVEPLAITARNKGVNVTVEISPDVPIVLRGDAGRLRQVLVNLIGNSLKFTEHGKIELKVDLAHKVLQIDSPSDEETQMLYFAISDTGIGIPKENLDGIFESFTRVESFSTKKYEGTGLGLAIVKKVVAMLGGDIWVESELGKGSTFHFTSTFKVLSKQAIDAAHIEKIEFSSKRILVVDSNTSQNKKTAEMIRSEGFNVDSASNGYEAIGKLNYSPTAYDIVILDFQLNDMDGFVFSKNVRAIEKLSKVRIILLVSAGLKGDDAQCRTYGISGFMVKPVYKSDLIEILSMLIENWDNPMTPLLTRHMLQRSRRSLSILIAEDNIVNQTVAVKLLQKRGIMPVVVANGREAVDLSAKTRFDVILMDVQMPEMDGFKATGLIRSTEINKDVPIIAMTANALAGDRERCLDAGMTDYISKPLEANDLYALIDKYTAGGQTFIKYPESTLDNISSEQLSVPAQRTSAMSLNIKKTLKRVNDDEGILRDMWEAFVEDAPRQVAFLKAQFEARNFEGLKKQVHLIKGMSANVGATALKSEAFRMEAALIKMNDKFEDETKIRTFVENIQFESAKVLVDMKTYLSSKSVGEIH
- a CDS encoding EcsC family protein; amino-acid sequence: MAELNEGMLMKALDYCYERSVNGLPGLDTAEEFARNYSCGSGSIESKAKRLVNIQTAKAGVSGFVTGIGGIITLPVAIPANLGSILYLQIRMIAAVAVMGGHDIRTDEIKSLVYLCLCGSASANIMKDLGLLITNRPMVSAVKGISRMTITKINQGVGFRLLTRFGQGGLVNIVKAAPLVGGIIGGIVDAITTKATGKFAINYFLRNS
- a CDS encoding response regulator, with product MRILIADDDFAIRTLLQQFLGDYGEVDAAVSGAQAVDFFKSAMENNNPYNIIFLDVIMPEMNGLQALESIRNKEQSLGITPGNEVKIVMATALNSPKDVLDAYYIGGCNNYITKPFDFKKIAEMLKKHGFSKE
- a CDS encoding response regulator; this encodes MRILIAEDDFASRTMLQRFLEDYGDVDVTINGEEAVDVFNLALDDNEPYELICLDIEMPEMDGLKALKTIRDKEKSMGVRPDTEVKIVMTTSKDSTKEVLDAYYWSGCNDYLTKPIDLQKLTALLQKYGFSKE
- the recR gene encoding recombination protein RecR yields the protein MSHGIIETLVSELMRLPTIGRKTAQRLAFYILSMPEDEAKSIARAILDVKERARLCSVCFNISERETCQLCEDSSRDGGKICVVEEPGNVAVIEKTGLFNGLYHVLHGNLSPIDGITPEKLKLEALSDRVKRGTVSEVILATNPNTKGEMTAQYIANLLRPYKIIVTRIAYGLPMGGDIEFADEVTMGKSFQGRNVI
- a CDS encoding YbaB/EbfC family nucleoid-associated protein, yielding MSKKMLGNIMREAQKLQEKMVKMQEEASQKTAEASAGGGMVTAVASGAGAIVSVTIDKEVVNPDDLDMLQDLVVAACNEALKRAHELVQDDMSKVTGGLQLPGMEDIAGLFGK
- the dnaX gene encoding DNA polymerase III subunit gamma/tau, translating into MAYLVLARKWRPQAFEDLTGQETVTKILKNALAEKRVAHAYLFSGPRGVGKTTAARIFAKALNCAQGPTPTPCLTCSQCKSIVEGSFLDVIEIDGASNTGVDDAREIREKVRYMPSSGNYKVYIIDEVHMLSVAAFNALLKTLEEPPPHAVFIMATTSPLKVIPTVLSRCQHLQFKRIPAEKIISRITHITNSEGFSITHEAAATLAKAADGSMRDALTLLDQIVSISTEITASTVNTLLGLADQNVIKDMFDCIFAGDRKAILKSIDYLYENGYDLKTFLKNLIDYTRDVLVSMYVKPEDNPHRKICSEESIVVLLSELVKADGLLKTAFSTRIVLEMVLIRVSFLSSLKPIAGLIEEFKSISGKSASAPSNVAPNRKMPDTVPVEIAKPEVKIEEKPLRSAEPKTENTKMSREADEPPVKSTPQTPLSPWEKLLDIISDENPSLWSKLKEAAVEVADGTVTLTYSATGWRLHKDSLLEQAAYVEGILEKLTDTKHKLIFKENTKAVKPKADLKQAALSDPKVKEAMDLFDAAFVKVEPLN